The following DNA comes from Simkania negevensis Z.
TGAAAGACGTTACGGTAAAGAACTTGAGACCTTAGCAGATCAAGCGACAGTGATCGAGGGCGCTCATGTGATTCCAAATCCGCTAGGAACAGCACCCGGATTCATTTTAAAAAAAGAGGAGAAAACAGTCATTGTTCTCCCTGGCGTTCCTGTCCAAATGCAAGAAATGCTAGAAAAAAGTGTGATTCCTTATTTGGAAGAAACGCAAAAACGCCATCTTTTTGAGCATGCAGTCTATCTTTTCTTAATGTCGGAACAACACGTTGATCCCTTTTTGCGCTCACTTGAAGCGAAGAACCCCAAAGTTGAGTTTGGGATTTGCCCATCCTATGGGACCCTTTCAATTTACCTGCGAGCACAAGCTCAGTCAAAAGAAGAAGCGGAAGAAAGATTTGCTCCGATTCTGTTTGCTCTTAGAGAGAAATTTAAGCATCGAATTTTTTCTGAAAAGCATCACGATATCGAATATGCTGTGCATGAACAGTTCATTGCGCGGGGGCTTACTCTTGCATGCGCTGAATCGTGTACAGGAGGGAGAATCGCATCGCGGTTAACAAAAATTAGTGGATGCTCTGACTACTTCTTAGGAAGCCTTGTCACCTATTCAAATCACATGAAAACAACCGTCCTTGGTGTGAAACCGGAAACGCTAAATACACATGGCGCAGTGAGTCGTGAAACCGTCATTGAAATGGTGCTAGGAACCCTTTCTTTGAGCAGCGCTGATTACGCTCTTGCCGTTTCTGGAATTGCAGGTCCAACAGGAGGAACGGAAGAAAAACCTGTTGGGACGGTATGGGGAGCTATAGGCCATAAAAGGGGAGATGTATTTGCAGGTCTATTGTCTTTGAAGGGAACACGCAAACGGTCCACGTTGATTGAGTACTCTGCAACATATCTCTTGTCCCATCTTTGGCGCTATATCCAATTTGACATTCCACCCTTTGAAGGCTCATGAGCGATTATATCTTAATAGACAGTGGCAATGAAAAGAAGCTTGAACAATTTGGTGAATATACCTTGATTCGTCCTTGCCCTCAAGCTGTTTGGGAGCCACGGTTTCCCCAAAAATGGGAGACACATCACGGAGAATTTGTACGTGATCAAGGGAATCAATGGAAAAAAAAGAAAATCCCTTCTTCGTGGACAATCACCTATGAGAAACTCAAGTTCAAGCTCATGCCAACCGACTTTGGCCATCTGGGTTTATTTCCTGAGCACGCTATGCACTGGAAGTGGATGGAAAAAAAGATGGTCGATCAGAAAAAATCAGTTTTGAACCTTTTCGCCTATTCTGGTGCGGCTACACTGGCCCTTGCTCAAAAAGGAATTTCGGTGTGTCACTTAGATGCTTCGAAAGGAATGGTGCAATGGGCACGAGAAAATGCAGCTTTAAATGGCTTAGAAAAAGCTCAAATTCGTTGGATTGTTGACGATGCACTCAAGTTTTTAAAACGAGAAATCAAACGTGAAGTTCAGTATCAAGGAATCATCCTTGATCCTCCAACATTTGGACGAGGCAATCAAGGCCAAGTTTTTAAAATCGAGCGTGACATCATCCCACTTTTAAGCTTGTGTAGACAAGTTGTTGCAAGTGATGGCTTCATTGTATTGACAGCACATACACCAGGATTTACCCCCACTGTACTCGAGCATGTTTTAACACAAACACAACCTAAGGGAGAAATCGAAGCAGGAGAGATGTTAATCGCATCAGAGTCATTTTCCCTTCCAAGTGGAAGTTATGCGAGGTGGCATGGATAAGATCACGAGTTTACAAAATCCCAAGGTGAAAGGAGCCGTCAAACTTCGAGAGAGAAGAGAACGGGAAAAAACGCAAACATTTTTGATAGAAGGGTATCGTGAACTCCTTCGGGC
Coding sequences within:
- a CDS encoding CinA family nicotinamide mononucleotide deamidase-related protein; this translates as MIEIVSIGAELLTGQTVNTNASAISKALLKRGFGVSHVTTVPDHHNSMKRAIEEAMNRASVVITTGGLGPTGDDITRITLAEIFGKKLVYDENVAAELERRYGKELETLADQATVIEGAHVIPNPLGTAPGFILKKEEKTVIVLPGVPVQMQEMLEKSVIPYLEETQKRHLFEHAVYLFLMSEQHVDPFLRSLEAKNPKVEFGICPSYGTLSIYLRAQAQSKEEAEERFAPILFALREKFKHRIFSEKHHDIEYAVHEQFIARGLTLACAESCTGGRIASRLTKISGCSDYFLGSLVTYSNHMKTTVLGVKPETLNTHGAVSRETVIEMVLGTLSLSSADYALAVSGIAGPTGGTEEKPVGTVWGAIGHKRGDVFAGLLSLKGTRKRSTLIEYSATYLLSHLWRYIQFDIPPFEGS
- a CDS encoding class I SAM-dependent methyltransferase encodes the protein MSDYILIDSGNEKKLEQFGEYTLIRPCPQAVWEPRFPQKWETHHGEFVRDQGNQWKKKKIPSSWTITYEKLKFKLMPTDFGHLGLFPEHAMHWKWMEKKMVDQKKSVLNLFAYSGAATLALAQKGISVCHLDASKGMVQWARENAALNGLEKAQIRWIVDDALKFLKREIKREVQYQGIILDPPTFGRGNQGQVFKIERDIIPLLSLCRQVVASDGFIVLTAHTPGFTPTVLEHVLTQTQPKGEIEAGEMLIASESFSLPSGSYARWHG